ttcagttacacaatgttgattttatatttcttcatcaagttgacgcagtgatatcttgatcttgttgtatttttgttgtgtCCTTTTGTCcctttttattctttcttttttttcttctctctttctgcaggtctagaagcagactcttgttcataatTGTTGATTTTtgtcaacaccccccccccccccccccaccaccaccaccaccactaccaccttttgtctcttcctttctctttcacctctgtctccatgtctggtcagaattaaaaagctttcaaaaacaataacaataaagtttcaagtatcaggcgtgacattagaagcagacgctttgatgctccacctcagAGTAAatatgtaaggcttgtcaccagcattcagacatcaagtctttttgctttacagccagacagggcacacactaaataaataaataaatacagtaaACGCTAAATGGACTGCATATATTCTTATAGCACCTTCTAATGGCGTCTTCAAATCTGGTCTGACCCGGTTTTAGTAGCATCGGCCTGCCCCGCGCGACCAGGTTTTGtcacacagccttctcaggaGAGCGGATGTCCCCGAGCATGTGGGCAGGGCTAAAAGATGCGCGGAGAAGTCTGTGTTGTTTTCTTTCCATTAGTAAACAAAGGCAGCCTTGAGCAGTGTTACTATTGGAGACTCGGATATCAAGCACACGGCCCCCCACTTGAGCGTGACAGTAGTCTGTCCTCGTACTGCCGCAGCTGGAGCGTGGTTCTGAGCAGCAGTCAGAGGAGATGTTTACCCCACCGCATCCAGACAATGGATTGTACAGTACATGCAGGAAGCCGtcgctggctgattctacccaccaatcagaggcacaCTCTATAGGTAGGCATGAACTTCAGTCAGCCAATCAATGAGTAATGGGTGTGTCGGGTTGGCTTTGCACAAAGCGGACCGCTGGAGAgcatggaaaatgaacatattaccCAGATGTGAACTTAATTAACCTACCAGGGATGGGCTGTGCccacccagatgtgaaagccccattgtgttctacaacccccaaggtgcttcacaacacaatcagtcattcacccaaccacacacacaaattcacacactggtggtgatgagctacagtgtagccactgcTACCCTGGGACAGACTGACCGAAGCAAGACTGCCAAACGTTGGCGCTACCAGTCCTTCCGAccttcaccagcaggcaaggtggatgaagtgtcttgcccaaggaaacaaaGTATGCAACAGATTGATTGGGACATGATCCTGCAACCCTCCAGCAATGGGGCAGGCAGTCAGCTACTCTGCCACCATCTCCACCAAAACCAAGTTGTGAAGTTTGAGAAGGAGCTGAACACTATgactgaaaaagttgcacagtggatGTCCAGGGGGTTTCAAGTATCCACATTTCACATTAGTTTTTAACATTTCTGGTCACTAGACGAGAccaaaagcaccttgggggttccaggactctcagttacagaccatttaccatttacacctcattaaaataaaaataacacaacattcTACCTCATGTCAATAAAAATGAGTAGAAACTATGGATGGAGCCAAACTGCCTAATGAAAAGATAAAAGGGGaatgcccccacccccaccgtaaAAGTATATCCATGGCCCAGTTTAAATATCCCCTTTCACGGATTTCTGTTCAAATTTAAAAATTCCAGCCAAAACAAATATCTTTGTAACTTCATCTACCCATTTCTGAAGCAAATTTGCCACAGAATTTCAAATTAAAACCTCCCAAGCAACTAAATCAGTTTATAAATTTGCATTTTGCCTGAACTGCTATTGCATTTATGAATTTAGAGTGTTTTAAGATGGCATAACCACTTTTTAACCGGTTCCATCtacactagctgttagcttatctaaATAACCTCTGTTTCTCCAAATGGAGGTTGTTCAAAGATCTTATAACAGGTAAGATACTTACTGATCACAAATGTTTGGTTCCTATCTGAACAGCTTTTGCTAACAAACAGACAGTAGAAAGTTTTGTCATTTTCTCTGAGACTCTTTGTATGTGTGCAGGTAATTGCCATAGTGGCAGACAAGCTGACAGACAATGTGATAATCAGCGATCTACACGCCCGTGCCTCCCGAGGTGTCCCTGTCTATATCATCCTGAACCAAAGGTCTCTTCAGGAGAATTTCACTCTGAACAAGCTCAGGCATCCGGTGAGTCTCCACCCACAGATCAGCAGACACACACCTCACAGTCTCTAATGATCCTTTAACAAAGTTCACTGAAGCTGTGGAAAGAATAACTGCGTCAACTTGCAGCTCGTCTAAGGAATGCAAAATGTTGATTTGGCCTCTGCAGAACAAACTGGTTGCACAACATTCCGCTTTGTCTATGCTTCCCTGCAAGTGATGATAAAACTGTCTGATTTTGACAAGAGACTCGCAAAACAGGTGAATCTCAGAGATTCTCATAAATGTGTTGCTATGGTTAAACACCAGATGCACTGACACCCTTTTATGGGTTTTTGGTAAACATAGTGATCTGATGTGTAGTGGTTTACAGTTTATGCAGGATTAATCAGGATTAATAGCAGTAAGAGGATGCAAtttctttaattataaaaaaaagtCATCACTGATCAACGTTTttctatttaaaaacaaaaatcctctTATTCAACCTGACTTCTCATTCTTGATTTACTTGCACACATTTTCCAATCCTCCTTGTGTCCTTATCGTGGTCGAGGAGtttgagtttgagtgccctaatgatcctaggagctatgttgtctgggtagggtctcccatgacaaatgggtcttaggtgaagggtgagacaaagaacggttcacaagatctttcatggacgtaaaaacaaagagtcggagtacccggcccggagggttaccggggtcccaccctggagccaggcctggggttggggcccgtgagcgagcgcctggtggctgggctttcgcccatagggcccggccgggcccagcccgaaccggatacataggctcatccaactgtgggccCACCACCCGcaagaggaacatgaagggtccggtgcagtgtggattgggtggcagaccgaggcgggagccttggtggtccgatccccggacaaggaaactggtttttgggacatggaacgtcacctcgctggcggggaaggagcaggagcttgtggcagaggttgagcagtaccggctagatatagtcgaactcacctcgacacatagcattggctctggaacccaagtccttgagaggggttggacactctcctttgctggagttgctccaggtgagaggcggagggctggggttggctttttgttagccccaagactctctgcctgtgtgttgggattTACCCcgcgggacgagagggtagcttccctgcgccttcgggtcggtaaaggagccagtcgaggtggtttgggcatctggtcaggatgcctcctgaacgcctccctggggaggtgtttcgggcatgtcctgccagcaggaggcccccgggtcgacccaggacacgttggagaggttacatctccaatctggtctgggaatgccttggggtcatgccggaggaactggtggaggtggccggggagaggacggtctggagctccctattgggatgctgcccccgcaacccggacccggataagcggaggaagacgacgaggaCGACGAGGACGACGATATTTTCCAATCACAAAGTACATAAATAATCTGGGAGGTTAACTGCTTAAATTCATTATTTTTCAAATAATCAAAAATACCTTTGTTGACAGATTTTTAAAGCTAATAAGTTTTATTTATGTCTATTTGATTCATGTTTTATATTCATCTTGTTTAAAGTCTTATCTTTATATTTTTGACCTTTTATTTGAACCGTCGGTGTCGTAGACATGTTCCTGGTTCCCAGTCCTGTTTCTGACTGTGTTTTGATAATTTTGGTCCATGTTTTATTTCCTTTTCCTAACAAGTCTGGTTTATTTGCCTGATGGTTTTGTATGCAGTTGTGTTTTACTCGTGTCTCACAAGCAACAGGCTATTCTGGGTCCTGCTTTTCTCGTTTTCCATGCACAAAACAAGACTTTAACCTAATATGGACACTTTTACACAAACCGACACAAGATATTCACAGTTCATGCACAACATTTAATCTCTGTTATATGTGAGACTTAATGACCAATCTAAGTTTGTCACCAGATTGTGAAATCTGACCAGATTTACTAGATAAATAATTTTAAACCTTCTAAAGATGCATCTCAAGTCAGTTAAACCTTATTTTTAAATAATCTGCATGTGTTTTGCTTATCTTTGCTGAATGAGCAGTATCAGTTTTTTCAttagaaacttttttttttgcacaaacaGATAACTCCATAAAAAAGGCATCTTTTCCAGTCAACATAACATCTAGAAATGTTGATAAAAATGGCTTTTATCTGGTTTTTGTAAattatttcttcatttttatttaaatgttgttCAGCTTGAGTAAATTCAAGCAGGAAACTGATGTCAGCTGGTAGTTTTCTTTTTGTCTTCCATAGAATCTTATCAGGATTGTGTCCTAGATTATTATCATACTTTAATATTTACAGTCTGCCAAGTTTCCATGGAAACAAATTCTTCTCTAGTCATTTTTTTAACTTCCTTAAACGTAGTTTGTTAAAACATCAATTTGTTTCCGTCTCGGCTTGATCTTGCTGGTGTAGGAATTAGGAATTGTCAGATTATTAATGCTTGTTAGTTGTTTGAAAGGTTGAGTGAGTGAAAAAAATCTGCTGCAATATTTTTAGAGCAACAGTCACTCTCAGGTCTCAGTAGATGGACATAATAGTTTGGATACTGTGCACATTTTCACTTGATCTTTTAGTATTTTGGTGTTTTTTCCATGCATGGTTTCGTATTTTTGCTTCTTCCTTGTGTTTGGTTTCACACCCTTGTTATTATGTGTTTCATCATATTTTTGCAACCTCATTAATATTTTTGTGGTGCGCTATGACCTCAGTTTGATCGGCTTGTTGGAGTCCACTTCCCTCtgttttgttgttattattactattatttatttatcactatttattttttaataacgtTAGTTATTATTTGTCTGACTTTGCTAGCATTGCAAAACTAATTACCATCAAAGTTTATTTTGAAAGCAGATATTTCTCTGTCAGAGGAAACAGTGTTTTCTGTAAGTGTGATGTCACAGATTCTTGACCTGGGCATCTCAAATAACACAGCGCTCACACGATGCCAGAACAAACACCAAACGTCTGAAATTCTGTTTCGTTTTGTTTTTCTGACAGAACATGCGGGTCAGACTTCTCAGGGGGAAAACGTTTTGCTCCAGAACAGGAAGAATGGTGGTTGGGGAAATGAGGAGCAACTTCCTCCTGCTGGATTTAGAGACAGTGATTCACGGCAGCTACAAGTAAACAGATACATGCATGTACTAAAACTGACCTCagtcctcagtctgacccagactTGACCTGACAAGGTTTGGTTGAACTTTGCAGCCTCACATGGATGGACGCCCACCTCCACCGGCAGCTCATCACCGTTCTGAGAGGACCAGTTGTAGATCAGTTCGACCAGGAGTTCAGGGTCCTGTTTGCTgcttctgtcccagcccctgactTATGGAGGGTGTCAGGGGCTGACATGACAGCAAAGTCCCCTCATCAGACCACAGACTTCTCCGATTTCAGGTATCAAAGGTCTGAGCAGCCTGAGATTACAAACCCTCCATCACCACCTGCAGATGCCTTCTTGGACTGGGAGGCAATGGGGGTCATCCATAAAGACAGCAGGATCCATGACAGTCCTCTGGACCTGAGCAAGGAACATAATAAAAGTGAAGGCACCATGGACAGAGATGTCTACACCAGCCACCTAACTGGAGAGAAGATGAGGTAAAAACATGACTTAGCACGTTCTTAGGGTTCCAcagacccccaaggtgcttcacaatgcAATCATTCAATCAtttttttcacacacacattcacacactagtgtgTGAATGGAATCTTGTGttaagatgtagccacagctgccctgcagcgcactgaaagaggcgaggctgccattcacTGGCTCCACtggttcctctgaccaccaccagcaggcaaggcgggttaagccggtatcaaacctgcaaccttccaattactggacaacccgctctacctcctattTTACAGGAATTCAAAATATAAATGTTTGCAAAGTTTAGCATTAAAATCCACAGACTCCACAACAGATTACAAGAGTTCAGGaagtatttattgatttatttttcaaCAGGATTAATGAAAACGCATCTGCAGAGAAGCCCAGGCTGTCAGATAATTCAGTAACTTTCAGGTGAGTCGTGTCACTGTGACTGCCATCATTGATAATTAAGGACATAATCACTCCTTTTATGAGCATATTGAATACATTCTCTTATTTTCTACAATAGCGCTGCGTCATCCTCATCAAACATATCAGCTACTGAAAGAATATTAAGGTAATGTggaaaaaatctaataaaatctGTTATTCATAAACATCCAGATGTTACATCGATAATGAAACCGGTTTGTTGTGCAGGTTGGAGAGAAAAGTAGAAAAGCAAATTTTCTGTGAGCTCGCTGCAGAACATGGCACTAATTTACACGAGAGCATCAGAACAAAAGCGGATAAAGCCGAGCCGGTTTACCCTCCAGCTGGCAGGAAGCAGCTCTTAAGCTCCGTGAATGAAGTCACCACTGAGGAGAACAAACCAGCTTCAAGAGTGAGTGATGAGCTTTTGGCTTTCAGAGATCTGAAAGATTAACTCAGAGCTGCAGAAGAAACTCAGATTTTGTCTCCTCTTTTTCAGAAACCCTTAATTCTGAAAGTTCCAGGCTCTGAGGACTTCAGCTCTGTGAGCGACATCATGAGGAGGATGAAACTGGGAACAACAGACCTGCTCAGGAGAGGAAAAGGTTCTACAATGTCAGAGCGGACCCAGTCCATGATGGACCTGATGGATCCCAGCTCTGGTTTAGGTTACAAAGGACAACAGGAGCGCTCGGTGCCGAGGTTCCAGGGCAACGTGAGTGTCAACTGCTTGTCACTTCTTCTCTTTTGTGCCAGAGTTTCAATATCAATTTAAACGACATGATGGTTCTTTAGCAGCGTGAAGACGTTTAATTTAGGGTGAAATCATGAGAAAGACTTTTAGAAGAAAACAAACCGTTTTTCATTGGAACTTTGTTGTAAAGATCAACTGTCTCTGTTTTATTTACTTCATTAAGATTTTTATTCAACTTGAGGAGTTTAAATACGTACATTTTGTGTTGGAAATCTCAAATCATAGACAAGTTTTATTAAAATAAGTTACAAATTCACTAATATAAACTtatgagagagggaaagagagagtgagagggaggaaggaagggagatagagagatagactgagagagagagggagagagagagagaaagagacatagagacagacagacagacagacagacagacagagagagagagagagagagagagagagagagagagagagagagagagagagagagagagagagagagagatgttacCATCTGAATATTCTGTTGTTTTCCAGCTGGACCCAGATCACATGACTCCTGCTTTGGCTTTGATGACGAAGAGGAACAATGAATCCCTTTCTTACCTAAACCGACCCCCTAAACTTTTCCCTCATTTAAGACCCCAAAACTCCACTAATGACCACATTAACCGGCGGTGGTCCCTAGCAGAAGTGAAGGAGTATAAATGATGAGCGAGGACATTGGGGACTTTCTGCAGCTGCACTCAGCTGACTCATATTTATGTAGAAAAAAATTGCTGTAAATAACTTACAATTCTGACAGTGATCACTATTGAACTTGTTAGCTGTTTAAATGATGGAAAACTgtgaatgtttttttcttttttgtgtgaAATAAAGTTGGAGAATGGAGGTCAATTAAAGATTTTTAAAAGTTAGTCAACAACAAATTGAGTGGAATAAACACTTTCAGTTGGAAGCCAACATTAAATAATCAGATGTAATGTCAAAATCACTGAAAATCCAAGAAAACACGAATCTTGTTGTTAGTCAAGAGGATAAATGAGCTTAAAGTCAAACCATAAAGGCGACCAAGTCAAATACATGCTACAAAATATTTTTATATGAACAAATCCCCAAAGTTAAACAAGCATGTTTTTAAAGGTGCTGATCACTcgtttaatgaacatttgcagtgctctctagtaggaatgaatgtcttgcaaGTCGTCCTCGGAGGAAAAATAACCCAGAACCCCCTGGATCAGCACGgacaaggcccaatcccaatacttgcactgcaCCCTACCCTTCTATGAAGTGTGTATAAAGCTTTTGTGTAAGGCAAGAGCGTGGTACAcaggtgtgcaaataattgccaaattgggacagggagcattgcgtcatcgaccacAACACATGCCGCGATGCTGGTCGCGgtgcaactttttttttaaactttgacAACTTttaaatgtagctcatccccacccgtgtgtgagtgtgtgtataagtggatgactgattgtgttgtgaaggtgctatacaaatacaggccatttaccttacATCCATACATCCGTTTTCTTCACCCGCTCATCCTCACAGGGTTGCGGGGGTCTGGTGcatatctccagcagtcttcggGCATGCAGGCGAGGTAcaacctggacaggttgccagtccatcgcagtgcaacacaggacaaacaatcaagcgcacacacacacacacacacacacacacacacacacacacacacacacctaaggacaatttagagagaccaatttCCCGTacggtcatgtttttggactgtgggaggaaaccggagtacccggagagatcccacgcatgcacaaggagaacatgcaaactccatgcagaaagtccCCAgtttggga
This sequence is a window from Nothobranchius furzeri strain GRZ-AD chromosome 3, NfurGRZ-RIMD1, whole genome shotgun sequence. Protein-coding genes within it:
- the fam83e gene encoding protein FAM83A yields the protein MSNSREQSLDENVVFLPVDESNPEFLHSEREREAVERLLSEGPEAFYGSIGSELSRCFLSPEEVNQINSWAQKYQFNQVEEQNGEENSCESEDFYSTYSPCNSDKPIPDLDLGWPNRSPWMLGNGSVAIHTSPSMEGTPPVREVIRWHLQNAQKVIAIVADKLTDNVIISDLHARASRGVPVYIILNQRSLQENFTLNKLRHPNMRVRLLRGKTFCSRTGRMVVGEMRSNFLLLDLETVIHGSYNLTWMDAHLHRQLITVLRGPVVDQFDQEFRVLFAASVPAPDLWRVSGADMTAKSPHQTTDFSDFRYQRSEQPEITNPPSPPADAFLDWEAMGVIHKDSRIHDSPLDLSKEHNKSEGTMDRDVYTSHLTGEKMRINENASAEKPRLSDNSVTFSAASSSSNISATERILRLERKVEKQIFCELAAEHGTNLHESIRTKADKAEPVYPPAGRKQLLSSVNEVTTEENKPASRKPLILKVPGSEDFSSVSDIMRRMKLGTTDLLRRGKGSTMSERTQSMMDLMDPSSGLGYKGQQERSVPRFQGNLDPDHMTPALALMTKRNNESLSYLNRPPKLFPHLRPQNSTNDHINRRWSLAEVKEYK